Proteins encoded in a region of the Psychromicrobium lacuslunae genome:
- a CDS encoding DUF1003 domain-containing protein, translated as MAEKTAERQRQQSGLDTPLELRSRLFPRFSPDPDSFGRLTEGFARFMGTPQFLLYMTLFCAAWLGWNTLAPEAWQFDPRALNFTLLTLILSLQASYAAPLLLLAQNRQDDRDRVAIEQDRQTAARNLADTEYLTRELAALRIALREVATRDFVRSELKSLLEDLIVANDSDDGELEKREKSRDSKGSPKTQAIPKVTASKAKEQKPSTQPPSSS; from the coding sequence TTGGCTGAGAAAACCGCTGAACGGCAACGTCAGCAAAGCGGACTGGACACCCCGCTGGAACTACGTTCCAGACTCTTCCCCCGGTTCTCCCCCGATCCGGACTCCTTCGGTCGGCTCACCGAAGGCTTCGCCCGTTTCATGGGTACGCCACAATTTTTGCTCTATATGACGCTGTTCTGTGCTGCCTGGCTAGGCTGGAATACGCTGGCCCCGGAAGCCTGGCAGTTCGATCCGCGCGCACTGAACTTCACCCTGCTGACCCTGATCCTGTCGCTGCAGGCCTCCTACGCGGCACCGCTATTGCTGCTCGCCCAAAACCGTCAGGACGACCGCGACCGGGTTGCCATCGAACAAGATCGTCAGACCGCAGCCCGCAACCTGGCCGACACTGAGTATCTAACTCGGGAACTGGCCGCGCTGCGGATCGCCTTGCGTGAGGTGGCAACCAGGGACTTTGTGCGTTCGGAATTGAAATCTCTGCTGGAAGATCTGATCGTGGCAAACGACTCGGACGACGGAGAGCTAGAGAAACGTGAAAAGTCACGAGATTCCAAGGGATCACCGAAAACTCAAGCCATCCCCAAAGTCACAGCCAGCAAGGCCAAGGAGCAAAAGCCCAGCACCCAGCCACCGTCCTCCTCATGA
- a CDS encoding DUF3117 domain-containing protein translates to MAAMKPRTGDGPMEVTKEGRSLIMRVPLEGGGRLVVELNADEAGRLKDCLLGVTE, encoded by the coding sequence ATGGCGGCCATGAAGCCCAGAACCGGTGACGGTCCAATGGAGGTCACGAAGGAGGGACGCAGCCTGATTATGCGTGTTCCCTTAGAAGGTGGCGGCCGTCTGGTAGTTGAGCTGAATGCCGACGAGGCTGGTCGTCTCAAGGACTGCCTACTCGGCGTCACCGAATAA
- the sigE gene encoding RNA polymerase sigma factor SigE produces MTASVENLAEAAADWVMPSWEEVVQNHSAKVFRLAYRLTGNKYDAEDLTQEVFVRVFRSLANFTPGTLDGWLHRITTNLFLDQARRKSRIRFDALAEDAESRLPGRDPGPERSFEFNNLDLDIQQALDALPPDFRAAVVLCDLEGLSYDEVAEALGVKLGTVRSRIHRGRTMLRESLAHRAPRSLGAKLPKLKIPRIAGLH; encoded by the coding sequence ATGACCGCAAGTGTTGAAAACCTGGCAGAGGCGGCTGCCGACTGGGTCATGCCCAGTTGGGAGGAAGTGGTGCAAAACCACTCCGCCAAGGTCTTCCGGCTCGCTTATCGGCTGACCGGTAATAAATACGATGCCGAGGATCTCACCCAGGAAGTCTTTGTCCGGGTGTTCAGATCACTCGCCAACTTTACTCCCGGCACGCTGGACGGCTGGCTGCACCGGATCACCACTAACCTCTTCCTTGACCAGGCCCGACGCAAGTCCCGGATTCGGTTCGATGCGCTGGCAGAAGACGCCGAATCCCGGTTGCCCGGCCGTGACCCTGGTCCCGAGCGTAGCTTCGAATTCAATAATCTGGACCTGGATATTCAGCAGGCGCTTGATGCCTTGCCACCGGACTTCCGCGCTGCCGTCGTGCTCTGCGATCTTGAGGGACTTTCCTACGACGAAGTGGCTGAGGCGCTCGGCGTGAAGCTTGGTACGGTACGTTCCCGGATTCACCGCGGCAGGACCATGCTGCGTGAATCGCTAGCCCACCGGGCCCCACGTTCTTTGGGCGCCAAGTTGCCCAAGCTGAAGATTCCGCGAATCGCCGGACTTCACTAA
- a CDS encoding twin-arginine translocase TatA/TatE family subunit gives MFNINGYEFLILGIIAVLVIGPKRLPEYAQKFRNFVKEARRMASGARDQLKEESGVDLSTIDWQKLDPRQYDPRRIIREALLDDEPKQISAGGPEEVAMAAPAPPATPLREPVRLSSGQKAPWDSEAT, from the coding sequence ATGTTTAACATCAATGGCTACGAGTTTCTGATCCTCGGCATTATCGCCGTATTAGTGATCGGTCCCAAAAGGCTGCCCGAATACGCTCAGAAGTTCCGGAACTTCGTCAAGGAAGCTCGCCGGATGGCCAGCGGTGCTCGCGATCAGTTGAAGGAAGAATCAGGCGTTGACCTGAGCACCATTGATTGGCAGAAACTGGATCCTCGGCAATACGATCCGCGCCGAATTATCCGCGAAGCGCTGCTCGATGACGAGCCAAAACAGATTTCAGCTGGCGGACCAGAAGAGGTGGCGATGGCCGCTCCTGCGCCCCCGGCGACTCCACTGCGTGAACCGGTGCGCCTGAGCAGCGGCCAGAAAGCGCCCTGGGACTCCGAGGCGACCTAG
- a CDS encoding S53 family peptidase encodes MKHSDEIQHNLAKLTLVPLPGSSKPAASGFSAAAAQSVASEVNVEATLILRRRAEPRAEDFSQPHSKAELTEKYGAAETDLDLVKATLSGLGLSVMSSDAASRRVRISGSADLMGRIFGTDLQSHREPDATGSEVTFRHRSGELSVPEQLSGVVTAVLGLDDRPQSRTLFRFVPAAARTTSYTPVQLGSIYGFPEEFDGSGQQIAIIELGGGFVQADLDSYFHDLGLPTPSVRAIGVDGGGNQPDGNPNGPDGEVMLDIEVAGALAPGAEILVYFAPNTDAGFVDAVSAAAHAKPAPAAISISWGQSEDGWTAQARTAFDQALADAALLGVTVTAAAGDDGSTDRAPDGKSHVDFPASSPHALACGGTRLEANPANGEVSAETVWNNGPGAGATGGGVSRAFDLPSWQQIAGVPLAEEKAGRGVPDVAAVADPETGYLVRVDGKNTVIGGTSAVSPLWAALVARLVQAKGQGLGLLQPQLYPESGVGKVPPGFRDIVSGSNGAFQASPGWDACTGLGVPRGTELLTRLVSKNQAD; translated from the coding sequence ATGAAGCACTCAGATGAAATCCAGCACAATCTCGCAAAGCTCACCCTGGTTCCGCTACCTGGAAGTTCGAAACCCGCCGCGAGCGGCTTCTCAGCTGCCGCGGCGCAAAGCGTGGCCTCGGAGGTCAATGTTGAGGCGACGCTGATCTTGCGTCGTCGCGCAGAACCGAGGGCTGAAGATTTTTCCCAGCCGCACAGTAAGGCAGAGTTGACCGAAAAGTATGGGGCCGCCGAAACCGATCTCGACTTGGTCAAGGCCACCCTGAGCGGCTTAGGCCTGAGCGTGATGTCCTCCGACGCAGCGAGTCGGCGAGTGCGAATCAGCGGTTCCGCTGACTTAATGGGACGCATCTTCGGCACCGACCTGCAGAGCCATCGGGAACCCGATGCGACGGGTAGCGAAGTGACCTTTCGACACCGAAGCGGCGAGCTCTCCGTCCCCGAACAGCTTTCCGGGGTGGTCACCGCAGTTCTTGGCCTGGACGACCGGCCACAATCGCGTACACTCTTCCGTTTCGTGCCCGCCGCCGCTCGCACCACTAGCTATACCCCGGTACAGCTCGGCTCGATTTACGGCTTCCCCGAGGAGTTCGATGGTTCGGGTCAACAGATCGCCATTATTGAACTCGGCGGCGGTTTCGTCCAGGCCGACCTTGACAGCTACTTTCATGATCTTGGTCTGCCGACCCCGAGCGTGCGAGCTATCGGCGTCGACGGTGGCGGGAATCAGCCTGATGGGAATCCGAATGGACCCGATGGTGAGGTGATGCTCGATATCGAGGTGGCTGGCGCGTTGGCACCCGGCGCCGAAATACTCGTTTATTTCGCACCGAACACCGATGCTGGTTTCGTTGACGCAGTGAGCGCCGCGGCACATGCCAAGCCGGCTCCAGCGGCGATCAGCATTTCCTGGGGGCAGAGCGAAGACGGCTGGACCGCGCAGGCCCGAACTGCCTTTGACCAGGCACTCGCGGATGCCGCGCTGCTCGGCGTCACGGTGACCGCAGCAGCCGGAGATGATGGCTCAACTGATCGCGCCCCGGATGGTAAGTCTCATGTGGATTTCCCGGCTTCCAGCCCGCATGCTCTGGCCTGTGGGGGAACTCGGCTCGAAGCCAATCCCGCCAATGGTGAGGTCTCGGCCGAAACCGTATGGAACAACGGCCCGGGCGCTGGCGCGACCGGCGGTGGCGTCAGCAGGGCTTTTGACCTTCCGAGCTGGCAACAAATCGCCGGGGTGCCCCTCGCCGAGGAAAAAGCCGGACGTGGGGTGCCAGACGTGGCTGCCGTCGCCGATCCGGAAACTGGTTATCTGGTCAGGGTTGACGGGAAAAATACCGTGATCGGCGGAACCAGTGCGGTTTCTCCGCTGTGGGCTGCGCTGGTTGCCCGGCTGGTGCAGGCTAAAGGGCAGGGGCTCGGCCTGCTACAGCCACAGCTTTACCCGGAAAGCGGTGTCGGAAAGGTACCGCCGGGCTTCCGGGACATTGTCTCCGGCAGTAACGGAGCCTTTCAGGCCAGCCCCGGCTGGGACGCCTGCACAGGGCTGGGTGTTCCGCGAGGAACTGAACTGCTGACTCGTCTGGTCAGCAAAAATCAGGCGGACTGA
- a CDS encoding O-methyltransferase, which yields MSADKTTSWSYTEGLPVEDETLLRARERSHELGVSAIGAATGALLSVLAASSKAQTAVEIGAGAGVSGVYLLRGLAKHAVLTSIDGDIEHLRAAKESFAEAGFPANRTRTISGRAADVLPRLTDAAYDLVFINADKPAYPLYLEQAVRLLKSGGLLIINDALDQDRVAEPAIREASTVVLRQVGKAIRENEQLISTLLPTGAGVLVAVKR from the coding sequence ATGAGTGCCGACAAAACTACCAGCTGGTCCTACACCGAGGGACTGCCCGTTGAGGACGAAACCCTGCTGCGTGCCCGGGAGCGCTCACACGAGCTGGGAGTTTCGGCTATTGGCGCAGCGACTGGCGCGCTGCTCAGTGTTTTGGCAGCCAGCTCCAAGGCCCAGACCGCTGTAGAAATCGGCGCCGGAGCGGGTGTCTCCGGGGTGTATTTGTTGCGCGGCTTAGCTAAGCACGCAGTGCTGACCAGCATTGACGGCGATATCGAACATCTGCGGGCTGCCAAAGAGTCCTTTGCCGAGGCCGGTTTTCCGGCGAACCGCACCCGCACCATCAGTGGACGGGCCGCCGATGTACTGCCCCGATTGACCGACGCAGCCTACGACCTGGTGTTCATCAACGCTGATAAACCGGCCTACCCGCTCTACCTTGAACAAGCCGTCCGGCTACTCAAGTCCGGCGGTTTGCTGATCATTAACGATGCTCTCGACCAAGATCGCGTGGCCGAGCCAGCGATCCGCGAAGCCAGCACAGTGGTGTTACGCCAGGTGGGCAAGGCTATCAGGGAGAACGAGCAATTGATCTCGACTCTGCTGCCGACCGGCGCAGGAGTACTGGTCGCTGTCAAACGCTAA
- a CDS encoding Mrp/NBP35 family ATP-binding protein — translation MSVEQAGTSQATLRAALATVIDPELRLPITEVGMLEDVQIDDAGLVTVKVLLTIEGCPLRDTIVRDASAALHAVDGVKDVEVLLGVMTPEQRAELKERLRPQRGIPFNQPDSLTRIYAVASGKGGVGKSSVTVNLACAMAAQGLKVGIVDADIYGFSVPGLMNLSVQPTKVDEMILPPVAYGVKVISIGMFVAGNQPVAWRGPMLHRALEQFLTDVYFGDLDALFLDLPPGTGDIAISVAQLLPRAEILVVTTPQSAAADVAERAGAIALQTQQKVVGVVENMSWLEQADGSRLELFGSGGGKLLASRLTQTVAAEVPLLGQIPLDIALREGGDAGAPIVLSQPDSAAGVSLLQIAEKLSKRPRGLAGLKLGVEPV, via the coding sequence ATGAGCGTAGAGCAGGCTGGTACTAGCCAAGCCACGCTACGGGCCGCGCTGGCTACCGTGATTGATCCCGAGTTACGCTTGCCCATCACTGAAGTCGGCATGCTGGAAGATGTCCAGATTGACGACGCCGGCCTGGTCACGGTCAAAGTACTGCTCACCATTGAGGGCTGCCCACTGCGGGACACTATTGTGCGCGATGCCTCCGCGGCCCTGCACGCAGTTGATGGCGTGAAAGACGTTGAGGTGCTGCTCGGCGTGATGACTCCCGAACAGCGTGCGGAGCTCAAAGAACGTCTCAGACCGCAGCGTGGAATTCCTTTCAACCAACCCGATTCATTGACTCGGATCTACGCCGTGGCGAGTGGGAAGGGCGGCGTCGGTAAATCCTCAGTGACTGTGAACTTGGCCTGCGCGATGGCTGCGCAGGGCCTCAAAGTCGGCATTGTCGATGCCGATATTTATGGCTTCTCAGTGCCGGGCCTGATGAATTTGAGTGTTCAGCCGACCAAGGTTGACGAGATGATCCTGCCGCCGGTCGCTTACGGCGTGAAAGTCATCTCGATCGGCATGTTCGTGGCGGGTAATCAGCCGGTGGCTTGGCGGGGTCCGATGCTGCACCGGGCTTTGGAACAGTTCCTTACCGACGTCTATTTCGGGGATTTGGATGCGCTCTTCCTCGACCTACCGCCGGGCACCGGAGATATTGCCATCTCGGTGGCCCAATTGCTCCCCCGGGCAGAAATCTTGGTGGTCACCACACCGCAATCGGCAGCAGCTGATGTGGCTGAGCGGGCCGGGGCGATTGCTCTGCAGACTCAGCAAAAAGTGGTGGGTGTGGTGGAGAATATGTCTTGGCTAGAGCAAGCGGACGGCAGTAGGCTCGAGCTATTCGGCAGCGGCGGCGGGAAACTACTGGCTAGCCGGCTCACCCAGACAGTAGCAGCAGAGGTGCCCTTGCTGGGCCAGATTCCGCTTGATATTGCGCTCCGTGAGGGCGGCGACGCGGGAGCGCCGATAGTGCTTTCCCAGCCGGATTCTGCCGCTGGTGTGTCGCTATTACAGATTGCTGAGAAGCTCTCCAAACGGCCACGTGGTCTGGCCGGCCTCAAATTGGGCGTGGAACCCGTCTAA